The following are encoded in a window of Flavobacterium cupriresistens genomic DNA:
- the ppdK gene encoding pyruvate, phosphate dikinase codes for MTNLQKTVFTFGSKKAQGDASMKDLLGGKGANLCEMNLIGMPVPPGFTITTEMCKLYNSEGKVAVLEKIKEEVHTAMLQIEDQMGSKFGDNLNPCLVSVRSGSRASMPGMMDTILNLGLNDKVVEGLIEKTGNPRFVWDSYRRFIQMYSEVVMGMKPKSKEDEDPFEEIIDQLKHEKGVKLDSEFTAEHFKEMVSLFKNAVKQFTATDFPTDPWEQLWGAVIAVFDSWTNERAVYYRRLNHIPDDWGTAVNIQAMVFGNMGESSATGVAFTRDSSTGENLFNGEYLINAQGEDVVAGIRTPQQITLEGSRRWASVAAITEEVRAEKFPSLEETMPSIFQELIDIQKKLELHYKDMQDIEFTIQEGKLWMLQTRNAKRTGAAMVRIAIDMHKEGLLDEEAAVLRVDPNKLDELLHPVFDPKSLNQAALVAQGLPASPGAATGQIVFFADDAELGAEENRAVILVRIETSPEDLKGMVAAQGILTARGGMTSHAAVVARGMGKCCVSGGERLQIDYKNRTVSIGDLVLKEGDWISLNGSTGKIYKGKIETTAAVLSDDFDTLMEMADKYATMKVRTNADTPKDAEVARRFGAQGIGLCRTEHMFFEEDKIMAMREMILAEDEAGRRKALAKLLPMQRKDLEGIFEAMNGLPVTIRLLDPPLHEFVPHELENQKEMAEEMRISVKSVQDKIASMHEFNPMLGHRGCRLGNTYPEISEMQTRAILEAAINLKKAGIKALPEIMIPLTGTLAEMQMQKQIVTETAEKVFLEKGDSIAYSVGTMIEVPRAALVADRIAESAEFFSFGTNDLTQMTFGYSRDDAGKFLPFYLENGILKNDPFQVLDQNGVGQLIKIAAEKGLATRPDLKIGICGEHGGEPSSIEFCHLVGMNYVSCSPFRVPIARLAAAQAAIKEKKNSNKEVNSIKKTEEDLVLL; via the coding sequence ATGACTAATTTACAAAAGACGGTATTCACTTTTGGCAGTAAAAAAGCCCAAGGAGATGCGTCAATGAAAGACTTGCTGGGTGGAAAGGGGGCCAACCTATGCGAAATGAATCTTATCGGAATGCCAGTACCTCCCGGTTTTACCATTACCACAGAAATGTGCAAATTATACAACAGTGAAGGTAAAGTAGCCGTTTTGGAGAAGATCAAAGAAGAAGTCCATACCGCAATGCTACAGATTGAGGATCAAATGGGCAGTAAATTTGGAGACAATCTAAATCCTTGTTTGGTTTCGGTACGTTCCGGTTCCCGTGCTTCTATGCCCGGTATGATGGATACGATTCTGAATTTAGGTCTAAATGACAAGGTGGTTGAAGGATTGATCGAAAAAACCGGAAATCCACGTTTTGTATGGGATTCTTATCGAAGATTCATTCAAATGTACAGCGAGGTAGTCATGGGGATGAAACCAAAGAGCAAGGAAGACGAAGATCCTTTCGAAGAAATTATTGACCAATTAAAACACGAAAAAGGGGTAAAATTAGATAGCGAATTTACAGCAGAACATTTCAAAGAGATGGTTTCTTTATTTAAAAACGCCGTAAAACAATTTACTGCTACCGATTTCCCGACAGATCCTTGGGAACAACTTTGGGGAGCGGTTATAGCCGTATTTGACAGTTGGACCAATGAACGTGCGGTATATTACCGCCGATTGAATCATATTCCGGACGATTGGGGTACAGCCGTGAACATACAAGCCATGGTATTTGGTAATATGGGTGAAAGTTCAGCTACAGGAGTTGCTTTTACACGTGACTCGAGTACAGGCGAGAATCTTTTTAATGGAGAATATCTTATAAATGCACAAGGAGAAGATGTTGTGGCCGGTATTCGTACGCCTCAGCAAATTACGCTTGAAGGTTCCAGAAGATGGGCAAGTGTTGCAGCTATTACGGAAGAAGTTCGTGCTGAAAAATTTCCATCGCTTGAAGAAACTATGCCGAGTATTTTTCAGGAATTAATCGATATACAGAAAAAACTAGAGCTTCATTATAAAGACATGCAGGATATCGAGTTTACGATCCAGGAAGGTAAACTTTGGATGCTGCAAACGAGAAATGCAAAACGCACCGGTGCAGCAATGGTACGCATTGCTATTGACATGCACAAGGAGGGTCTCTTAGACGAAGAAGCAGCAGTATTAAGAGTGGACCCAAACAAACTTGATGAGCTTTTGCATCCGGTTTTTGATCCAAAAAGTTTAAATCAAGCCGCATTGGTAGCACAAGGATTGCCGGCATCACCAGGTGCAGCAACCGGACAAATTGTGTTTTTTGCAGATGATGCAGAACTAGGGGCAGAGGAGAATCGCGCTGTTATTTTGGTCCGTATTGAAACCTCACCTGAAGACCTGAAAGGAATGGTGGCCGCTCAGGGTATATTGACGGCACGTGGCGGTATGACTTCACACGCAGCCGTTGTGGCGCGAGGTATGGGGAAATGTTGCGTGTCAGGAGGAGAGCGTCTTCAGATCGACTATAAAAACAGAACGGTATCAATTGGGGATCTGGTACTGAAAGAAGGAGATTGGATTTCATTAAATGGTTCAACCGGTAAAATATACAAAGGCAAAATCGAAACTACTGCTGCAGTACTAAGCGATGATTTTGATACCTTGATGGAAATGGCGGACAAATACGCTACCATGAAGGTCAGAACCAATGCCGATACCCCAAAAGACGCAGAAGTTGCGCGTCGTTTTGGAGCGCAGGGAATCGGATTGTGCAGAACCGAGCATATGTTTTTTGAAGAGGACAAAATCATGGCCATGCGAGAAATGATTCTTGCAGAAGATGAAGCCGGTCGTCGTAAAGCACTGGCAAAACTGTTGCCGATGCAACGCAAGGATTTAGAAGGTATTTTTGAAGCCATGAACGGACTTCCGGTAACGATTCGATTATTGGATCCGCCTTTGCATGAATTTGTTCCTCACGAATTGGAGAATCAAAAAGAAATGGCAGAAGAAATGCGTATTTCTGTTAAATCGGTTCAGGATAAAATTGCCTCGATGCACGAGTTCAATCCAATGTTAGGACACCGTGGATGCCGTTTAGGAAACACCTATCCGGAAATCTCCGAAATGCAGACAAGGGCCATTTTAGAAGCTGCAATAAATCTGAAAAAAGCAGGAATTAAAGCGCTTCCTGAAATTATGATTCCCCTAACCGGAACACTTGCCGAAATGCAAATGCAAAAGCAAATCGTAACGGAAACTGCAGAGAAAGTTTTCCTTGAAAAAGGAGATTCTATTGCCTATTCCGTGGGAACCATGATCGAAGTGCCACGCGCCGCACTTGTTGCGGACAGAATTGCAGAATCGGCTGAGTTTTTCTCTTTTGGGACTAATGACCTAACACAGATGACTTTTGGATATTCACGCGATGATGCGGGGAAATTCCTTCCCTTTTATTTGGAAAATGGCATTCTGAAAAACGATCCTTTTCAGGTTTTAGATCAAAATGGAGTGGGGCAGCTTATCAAAATCGCAGCAGAAAAAGGTTTGGCAACACGTCCTGACTTAAAAATTGGAATTTGTGGCGAACATGGTGGTGAACCGTCTTCAATAGAGTTTTGTCATTTGGTAGGAATGAATTATGTGAGTTGTTCACCATTCCGAGTGCCAATTGCTCGTCTGGCGGCTGCTCAGGCTGCCATCAAAGAAAAAAAAAATTCTAATAAGGAAGTTAATAGTATAAAAAAGACAGAAGAAGATTTGGTTCTTCTTTAG
- the qhpG gene encoding flavin-dependent monooxygenase QhpG, producing MKRLPEIFDVFILGAGPAGLCAAIRLLEMGYTVGMLEQEQFPRPQIGESLSPGIRNIFEYLNAKHLLEDPTYLENCAAKVIWENKEQVYNRPAQIKGGIIVDRSKLDQDLLEFTVSKGLHIIQPAKLKQALNSENGWLLEITAGLDEFKISSKIVLDAKGRKGTLLKERMSIAPSAVAVWTHIETNSACNEALIEAVEEGWLWGSPVCGNRYRIMTFTDPIALKKNSESHLLEVIRKTKLFSPFVNKIGGEAIETCSVTSFVNQNPWNNGFIKIGEAAFTLDPLSSTGVEKAMRFSLQVAIAINTYLKDPDSPHPKDFYEEKLIESVVSHAHWTADYYRNAWTSNEKTEFWTKRTNFQLDVSKNETDFTLKLEKEFNTNGILFEKKQEPIPVDFILYRFWNEEIVVSPHATFKTVYAISKDSIVLKEALLHPNLERPSVYLDQIELFPFLKNINGKVVSSIVAHLNTTIGIEKSKKILVFLLSNHLLVVDKKEQEFNHYL from the coding sequence AGATGGGATATACCGTTGGTATGCTCGAACAAGAACAATTTCCAAGACCACAAATAGGCGAGTCGCTTTCTCCGGGGATTCGGAATATTTTCGAATATCTGAATGCAAAACACCTACTGGAAGACCCAACATATTTAGAAAATTGTGCTGCCAAGGTCATTTGGGAAAACAAAGAACAGGTCTACAATCGCCCCGCTCAAATTAAGGGTGGAATAATTGTAGATCGAAGTAAACTGGATCAGGATTTACTTGAATTCACGGTTTCGAAAGGATTACATATAATACAACCCGCAAAATTAAAACAAGCCCTAAATTCTGAAAACGGTTGGCTATTAGAAATAACAGCAGGTTTGGATGAATTTAAAATTAGTTCCAAAATAGTACTGGATGCAAAGGGGCGTAAAGGAACGCTTTTAAAAGAAAGAATGTCAATTGCTCCTTCAGCGGTCGCCGTTTGGACCCACATAGAAACGAACTCAGCCTGCAACGAGGCGCTTATTGAAGCTGTTGAAGAGGGTTGGTTATGGGGATCGCCCGTTTGTGGAAATCGCTACCGCATTATGACTTTTACGGATCCGATTGCCCTAAAAAAAAATAGTGAATCCCATCTTTTGGAAGTTATACGTAAAACAAAACTATTCTCTCCATTCGTAAACAAAATAGGAGGTGAGGCCATAGAAACCTGTTCCGTTACTTCGTTTGTGAATCAAAATCCTTGGAACAACGGATTTATTAAAATCGGGGAAGCTGCTTTTACCTTAGACCCTTTGTCTTCAACCGGCGTAGAAAAGGCCATGCGTTTTTCTTTGCAAGTTGCCATTGCGATAAACACCTACCTAAAAGATCCGGATTCGCCGCATCCAAAGGATTTTTACGAAGAAAAATTGATAGAATCAGTAGTAAGTCATGCGCATTGGACAGCTGATTACTACCGCAATGCATGGACTAGCAACGAAAAAACGGAGTTCTGGACAAAAAGAACTAATTTTCAACTCGATGTTTCGAAAAACGAAACGGATTTTACACTCAAATTGGAAAAAGAATTTAATACAAATGGTATACTTTTTGAAAAAAAACAAGAACCCATTCCGGTAGATTTTATTCTGTACCGTTTTTGGAATGAGGAAATTGTAGTTTCTCCTCATGCGACATTTAAAACGGTTTATGCCATTAGCAAAGACAGCATAGTCCTAAAAGAAGCATTACTGCATCCTAACTTGGAACGACCTTCCGTTTATTTGGATCAAATCGAATTATTTCCTTTTTTAAAAAACATAAACGGCAAAGTAGTTTCCAGTATAGTAGCGCATTTGAATACTACTATTGGAATAGAAAAGTCAAAAAAAATACTCGTTTTTCTTTTGTCCAATCACTTGCTTGTTGTCGATAAAAAAGAGCAAGAGTTTAATCATTATTTGTAA